TGACCTTCGATCATGTAGCCCGCGATCCTGCCTGTGTGGCACGAGGCCATTTCCTGCGGGATGCCGTTGTCGAGCTTGTAGCGGGCGAGCAGCGTCCCCATGCTCTCCTCGACCGTCACATCGAACCCGTCGGCCCGCACAATCTCGACCCAGGCCGAGCAACATCCGCAATTGAGATCCTTGAGGACATGGAGCGCAGACCCTGCGATGGCCATTGCGGGGACAGCACCGGCAACCGAGGCAGCGCATGCGCCCAGCACGAAGCCTCTTCGGGAAAGTATCAGTTGCATGTCTTCCTCCGTTTCTCAGACGTTCTCTGCAGCGCTGCGGGTCATGTGTTTCCGACGTTCTTGCCTGTCTATCGCAGACAGCCAATCCGTGCCATGCGGCAGCATTTCCCAGTTCCTCATCATCGACCGACGTCAGCCATCGGAGCCCGGAAGCGCTTCAGTCTCAGCGCATTGCCCAACACGAACACACTCGACATCGCCATGGCACCGGCCGCCAGGACCGGCGACAGGAGCCACCCGAAGGCGGGATAGAGCGCCCCGGCTGCAACCGGGATGAGCGCAGTGTTGTAAGCGAAGGCCCAGAACAGATTCTGCCGAATGTTCCGGATCGTCGCCTTTGACAACGCGATCGCATTCGGAACGCCCTTGAGGCTGCCCGACATCAGGACCACGTCGGCGGCCTCGATGGCGATGTCGGTGCCGGTGCCGATGGCAATGCCGACATCCGCCTCGGCCAATGCGGGCGCGTCGTTGATGCCGTCCCCGACATAGGCAAGCCCACCATGTTGGTGCTTCAGCGCCCTGACGGCCTCCACCTTGCCGTCCGGCAGCACCTCGGCCACGACCTCGTCGATCCCGAGCTGTCGTGCGATGGCTTGCGCCGTGCGCCGGTTGTCACCAGTAATCATCGCCACCTTCAGTCCGAGATCGTGCAGGGCTCGGATGGCCTCCGGCGTGGATGGCTTGATCGGATCGGCGACGGCGATGATCGCGGCAAGCTCGCCGTCGACGGCGGCGTAGAGCGGCGACTTGCCCTCGTCGGCCAGTCGCGCGGCGATTGTCGCGAATTCACCGACATCGAGCCCGAGCTTCTCCATGAAACGATCGGCGCCGATCTCGACGCGGCGTCCGCCGACATCAGCGCTGACCCCATAGCCCGTCACGCTGTCGAACCGGGACAAGTCGGACAGCTTCAGCCCGTCTGCCTCGGCGGCTTCGACGATGGCGCGCGCGATCGGATGCTCCGATTTCACCTCGACGGAGGCGACCAGTGCCAGAACATCGTTACGGGCATGACCGCCGGTGGTCTCAAGGTCGGTGAGGGTGGGCTTGCCTTCGGTTAGCGTCCCGGTCTTGTCGAGCGCGACGACGCGGGCGTCCTTGAGCGACTGCAGCGCTTCGCCCTTGCGGAACAGCACGCCCATCTCCGCGCCGCGCCCGGTTCCGACCATGATCGACGTGGGTGTCGCGAGTCCCATCGCGCAGGGGCACGCGATGATCAGCACGGCGACGGCATTGACGAGCGCGAAGGTGGTCGCAGGCTCCGGCCCGAAGATCGCCCAGACAAGGAAAGTGAGCGCGGCCGCCGCCATGACGGCAGGCACGAACCACAGCGTCACGCGATCAACGAGCGCCTGGATGGGAAGCTTGGAGCCCTGAGCCTCCTCGACCATACGGATGATCTGCGCGAGCATGGTGTCGGCGCCGACCGCGGTTGCGCGGAAGGTGAGTGCGCCGGTCTGGTTGACGGTTCCACCCACCACGGTCGCGCCAGCCTGCTTCTCGACCGGCACCGGCTCTCCGGTGATCATGGCTTCGTCGACGAAGGACACGCCCTCGACGACCTCGCCGTCCACGGCGATCCGCTCCCCGGGTCGGACATCGACAAGGTCGCCTGTCACGACGTCGCCAAGCGCCACCTCGACAACCTTGTCATCGCGGCGGACGCGGGCCGTCTTCGGCTGGAGACCGACAAGGCGCTTGATCGCTTCCGAGGTCCTGCCCTTGGCCCGAGCCTCCAGATAGCGGCCGAGAAGGATCAGCGTGACAATGACGGCAGCCGCCTCGAAGTAGACGTTCACCGTTCCTGCGGGCAAAATCTGCGGCGCGAATGTCGCGACGACCGAGTAGGTCCAGGCGGCCAGCGTGCCGACCGCGACCAGCGAATTCATGTCCGGGGCGCCCCTGATGAGCGCCGGCAGGCCGATCCGGTAAAACCGCAGGCCCGGCCAGAACAGCACCACTGTCGTCAGAACGAACTGCAGGTACCAGCTTTCGCGCATGCCGATGGTGGTCATGACGAGCTCATGGACGGCCGGGATCAGGTGCGAGCCCATCTCCAGCACGAACACCGGCAGCGTCAGGATGGCCGCGATGGCGACGTCGCGACCCAAGGCAGCTTGCTCCGCCTGCTTGCGGGACGCCTGCGTCTCGTCGTCATCGTTTCCACTTACCGTCCGCGCCTCATACCCCGCAGAGGCGACTGCAGCGACAAGATCGCGATCCGCGACAGTGCCGGACGTCGAAAGCGAAGCACGTTCGGTCGCAAGGTTCACGGTGGCGGATACGACGCCCGGAACTGCGAGCAGCGCCTTTTCCACGCGCGCCACGCAGGACGCGCAGGTCATGCCATCGATGGCGAGCGTGATCGCGCGACCTGGAACCTCGTAGCCTGCGTCTTCGATCGCCCGGACCAGCCTGGCCCGATCGACAGGCTGGACCAAGGTTACATCGGCACGCTCGGTG
The nucleotide sequence above comes from Celeribacter indicus. Encoded proteins:
- a CDS encoding DUF411 domain-containing protein; this translates as MQLILSRRGFVLGACAASVAGAVPAMAIAGSALHVLKDLNCGCCSAWVEIVRADGFDVTVEESMGTLLARYKLDNGIPQEMASCHTGRIAGYMIEGHVPPADIRPLLEERPDAIGLAVPGMPYGSPGMGPESEREAYEVFLIRRSGSTEVFTIYAAA
- a CDS encoding heavy metal translocating P-type ATPase is translated as MNVHEIASNPTPRHATVSLPVIGMTCASCVGRVEKALNRVEGVGKATVNLATERADVTLVQPVDRARLVRAIEDAGYEVPGRAITLAIDGMTCASCVARVEKALLAVPGVVSATVNLATERASLSTSGTVADRDLVAAVASAGYEARTVSGNDDDETQASRKQAEQAALGRDVAIAAILTLPVFVLEMGSHLIPAVHELVMTTIGMRESWYLQFVLTTVVLFWPGLRFYRIGLPALIRGAPDMNSLVAVGTLAAWTYSVVATFAPQILPAGTVNVYFEAAAVIVTLILLGRYLEARAKGRTSEAIKRLVGLQPKTARVRRDDKVVEVALGDVVTGDLVDVRPGERIAVDGEVVEGVSFVDEAMITGEPVPVEKQAGATVVGGTVNQTGALTFRATAVGADTMLAQIIRMVEEAQGSKLPIQALVDRVTLWFVPAVMAAAALTFLVWAIFGPEPATTFALVNAVAVLIIACPCAMGLATPTSIMVGTGRGAEMGVLFRKGEALQSLKDARVVALDKTGTLTEGKPTLTDLETTGGHARNDVLALVASVEVKSEHPIARAIVEAAEADGLKLSDLSRFDSVTGYGVSADVGGRRVEIGADRFMEKLGLDVGEFATIAARLADEGKSPLYAAVDGELAAIIAVADPIKPSTPEAIRALHDLGLKVAMITGDNRRTAQAIARQLGIDEVVAEVLPDGKVEAVRALKHQHGGLAYVGDGINDAPALAEADVGIAIGTGTDIAIEAADVVLMSGSLKGVPNAIALSKATIRNIRQNLFWAFAYNTALIPVAAGALYPAFGWLLSPVLAAGAMAMSSVFVLGNALRLKRFRAPMADVGR